TGTTGCAATGAACAAAACATCAGACAAATCAAAAGGTAAATCTAGGTAGTGGTCTCTAAAATTGGAATTCTGTTCGGGATCTAAAACTTCGAGCAGTGCTGCTTGCGGGTCCCCTTGGTATCCTTGCGACATTTTATCAATTTCATCCAATAAAATCACTGTGTCTCGTTCTTTAGTGATCTTCAAGGCACTGATGAGTTTTCCAGGCATAGCACCGATGTAGGTTCGTCTATGGCCTTTGATTTCTGCTTCATCCCTCACTCCACCAACGGAGAACCGGTAGAACTTTCTCCCCAATGCTTCTGCCACAGATTTTGCAATCGAAGTTTTACCCACACCCGGCGGTCCCACCAAACAAAGGATTGAGCCTTTACTTTTTGGATTCAGTTTATGAACTGCTAAAAATTCTAAAATCCTTTCCTTTACATCTTCTAGTTTGTGATGGTCCCGGTTGAGTATTTTTTTGGCATGAAGAAGATTGACATCTTTCTCTTCTGGTTTTTCCCAAGGAAGTGCATCGACCAAATCTAAATAATTTCGAATGACATTGTAATCGCTGGAAATTGGATCCGAGTTTTTAAATTTATCAATCTCCCTTTCTACTTCCACGATGATTTCATCACTCACAGGAACCGCTTTCAATCGTTCCAAAAGTTTTTCGTATTTGAGTTCTGTTTTATCTTCACCAACACCTAACTCTTGCTGAATGGCCTTCAATTGTTCACGTAGAAAAAATTGGCGTTGTTGGTTATCAATTTTATCGTTGATTTGCTCTTGGATCTTCTTTTGGAGAACCACTAACTCAATTTCTTTTTTAAGAAACAATAATACCTTTTCTAAACGATCATTGATTTGGACCGCTTCAATGACAGACTGGTATTCCTCTTTTTCTAAGTTCAGAATAGAACAAACAAAATCAGCCATTTTCGCTGGTTCATTCACATTCATCATTGTGAGTTTCATATCTTCTGTGAACAGAGGATTGTTTTGCGCGAGTTCCTTAGTTAAAATCAGTAAGGTTCTCATAAGAGCTTTAATATTATTTTTACTGGTACCTAGTTCCTCTTCCGGATACCTTACATTGGCTACAAGAACAGGCTCTTTTGTGTGAATGGAATGAATTTTGAATCTTTGGATGGTGTTTACCAAAATATTCATCCCACCATCGGGCAAATTGATTCGTTTTAAAATACGAGCAACGACTCCGATTTGAAATATATTGTCTTCTGAGGGAAGGTCGGACTCATCTTCTTTTAAAAGGATAAGACCTAAAAATCCTGCTCCCTTTGATGACTCTTCAATGGATTGAATGAACCGACCCGGGGGAACGATTAAGGGAGTGATGATTCCCGGGAATACAGGCCGCACCTTAATCGGGAGAAGGAAAATTTGTTTCGGGAGAGAATCTTCCAATCTCGCCAATTTTGTTGGGTTTTCCCAAAATTCATTTGTTTCCAATCCGTATCCTACCTTATGATTCTATTTTATCGGGCCCGAGTGCTAACATTTTATCGCGAAACATAGCAGCTTTTTCAAAATCCAAATCTGATGCGAAACGTAACATTTCTCGTTTTAATGCATCACGTAACTTGTCTTTGGTTTTGTATTTCTTCAAGGTAAATTCTTTTTCCATTTCCTTGAGAGCTTCTTCCTTACTATCTTCTTCCGCCATCTCTCGTGGTAAAATATCATGAATTTCTTTAATGATACTTTGCGGAGTGATCCCCATCTTCGTGTTGTGAGCTTCCTGGATTAGACGGCGGCGTTCGGTTTCGCTGATTGCTTTTTTAATCGAATCCGTCATTCGATCTGCATACAAAATGGCCTTACCATTTACATTCCTTGCGGCACGTCCAATGGTCTGAACAAGAGATTTATAATTTCGAAGGAAACCTTCTTTGTCCGCATCCAAAATGGCAACGAGCGAGACCTCTGGAATATCTAGTCCTTCCCGAAGTAAATTGATCCCCACAATACAATCATAAACTCCCTTTCGTAAGTCTCTGATGATTTCCGTTCTCTCTATGGTATCTATTTCGGAATGGAGGTAGGCGATCTTCAATCCCACTTCTTTATAATAATCGGTTAAGTCTTCTGACATCTTTTTTGTCAGAGTGGTGATTAGAATTCTTTCCTTTTGTTCAATTCGAAGTCTGATTTCGTTTAACAAATCTTCAATTTGGTTTGTGGTGGGACGAACCTCCACCACCGGATCCAGAAGTCCCGTAGGGCGAATGATTTGTTCAATCACCGCCTCACTTTTGTTAATTTCGTTTTGGTCAGGTGTTGCCGAAACATACAAAGTCATTGGCGTGAGCGTTTCGAATTCTTGAAAATTCAAAGGCCTGTTGTCAAGGGCACTGGGAAGTCTAAATCCAAAATCAACTAACGTTAGTTTTCTGGATCTATCCCCGGCATACATACCACCAATTTGCGGTAATGTTACGTGAGATTCGTCAATAATGAGTAAAAAATCCATGTTGGGAAAATAATCGAGTAAACAAGCGGGCCTTTCGCCTTCCTCTCTTCCCGTTAGGTGGCGGGAATAATTTTCAATCCCGCTACAGTACCCAAGTTCCACAAGCATTTCCATATCGTAATTGGTTCTGGATTCAATGCGTTCTGCTTCTAAATGTTTCCCTTGTTTGAGAAATTTTTCCTTCTGCTCTGCCATCTCACTCTTAATTTTTTCGATGGCGTCTTTGATTTTAGGACCAGAGGTGATAAAGTGTTTTGCAGGATAAACAACCACCCGATCAAGTTTGGTTTTTACCTTTCCTGTGAGTGGATCAATTTTGGATAGTCCATCAATTTCATCGCCAAAAAGTTCAATTCGGATTCCTTCCTCTTGGTAAGAAGGCATAATCTCAATCGTATCCCCACGAACCCGGAAATTTCCCCGACTAAAATCGATATCATTACGAGCATATTGGATATGTAAAAACTTTCGGATGATTTGGTCTCGATCGATTTTATCCCCGACATGCAACATCACTACAGAGTTCATATAGTCTTCGGGAGATCCCAAACCATAAATACAGGAAACAGAACTCACAATGATCACATCGTCGCGTTCGAGTAAACTCGATGTGGCACGTAACCTAAGTTTATCGATTTCTTCATTCATTGACATATCTTTTTCAATGAATGTATCGGATGAGGGAACGTAAGCTTCTGGTTGGTAATAGTCGTAATACGAAACAAAGTATTCAACGGCATTTTCTGGGAAAAAATCTTTAAACTCTCGAAAGAGCTGAGCTGCGAGTGTTTTGTTATGCGATAAAATGAGCGTTGGTTTTTTAACTCGAGTGATGACCTCGGCCATGGTAAAGGTTTTTCCAGAACCCGTGACACCAACTAAAGTAATTTTATTTTTACCCTCGCCGAAGGACTTCGCAATATTTTCGATTGCTTCGACCTGGTCTCCGGCAGCCTTAAAAGGAGAAACCATTTTGAAATTTGCCATAGGGACCTATGTTAGTTTACGAGTTGCTTTCAGTATAGCTTGTTTTCGATTGTCGCTGATCTCTAGATCCACAGAATCGAAAAGTTTTTGCATGACCATCATACCACGCATGAGTGTTGCTGTGGAAGAAAACTTACCTCTCTGAATATCATCTTCTAGATTAAAGTCTTTTACTGTATTGATCATTTCTATGGTAAAGGTTTTGTGTTTGTCGATTTGGAAAATGACTTCCACACCACCACCGTCACCATACTTGGCTGCATTCTCCACTGCTTCTACAGTGGCAATACAAAGGTCCATTCGCAATTCTCCTGCTATCCCATTCCGTTTCAGAAAATAATCAAGCCTGGCTCTGACATACTGCATGGGGTTGTAAGGAAGTGCACCGAGAATTACAAACTGTTCGTTTGTTCCCATCTTACGAATGATAGGAGAAGTATCGGGAAGTAAGTACTCACGCGGATCGATTGGGTTTGTAATGATGATTCCGTCTTTGATTAAATCTTCAAGGAGAGAAGTGATCCCTTCCAAAGTGGTATTGGGATGGTCCTTAAATTTCCTTTGGGTTTCCATAAACACCCAAGAGTAAAAATCGTTCACATTCCCCGAGAGGCCATTGGAGAACAAAGTTTTCACTTCTTTCTCTAACTCAGTTCTGGAGAGAGGGAACGGCATATATTCCCATTTCAATGGGAACGGACGAGTTGTAAATTGTTTTATCCTTTAGGGATTAGTCCGTGTTTTCTCTTGGCGCAGTGCTTCATAAAGTACTATGGCCACAGCGTTGGAAAGATTGATGGAACGACTCACCTCTGCCATAGGTAAGGAAATAATATGTTCGGGAGGGCAAGACTTGTGAATTTCTTCCGGTAGGCCCGAGGTTTCCCGCCCAAATAAGAAGACATCGGTTGTCTGAAAGTCCACATCCCAGTACACTTTGGTCCCAAATTTGGAAACCAGAAAAATTCGGCTCCCTTCGGCTTCTTTTTGGGATCGAAATTCTTCGAAGTCCGCAAACCGCCGAAGATCCAAATCCTTCCAATAGTCAAGACCCGCACGCCGGACCGCCTTTTCCGAAAGGTCAAAAGACGGCTCCCCCACAATAGAAAGGGGGACTCCGACATTCACACAAAGCCTAGCAATATTACCCGTGTTAGGCGGGATTTCTGGTCTAAAAAGTGCGATTTCCAAATCGTGAATTACTTTTTATTCTTTTTTTCCAAAGATTTTTGAAGTGCCAGTCCAAAACTAGAGACGGATCCAGAAGTTTCTTCCTTGGACATATACTCTTGGTATTCCATTCGATCTTTCGCTTCGGATGCTTTGGATATCGACACAGCAATTTGTCTTTTTTCTGGATTGATCTCCATGACAAAAACTTCCAACTTCTGGCCCGGGTTAAATACCGTATTTAAAGGAGTGCGCGAAGGAACTCCCGTTTCTTTATTCGGAACAAGGCCCGAAAAATCATCACCTAACCGAACAAAGAGACCAAACGGTTTGATAGACTCTAAAGTTCCAGTGACAATGTCAGATTCTTTAAAAGGAAGTTTTCCAGACCATGGGTCTGACAAAAAATCTTTTACACTGAGTGAGATTTTGTTTGTGGACCAATCCAAAGTGAGGATTTTTGCACGAAGGGTTTCACCCACTCTAAATTCTGTTGTGAGATCAGCATTTTTTTTGTAAGTTGCTTCCGACTGCGGAACCAAGGCATCAAATCCGTCCATGTCGACAATGAGCCCAAATTTATGAATGCTTTTGACAGTACAGGAAACAAAGATTCCCACTTTCAACTCTTCACGTAACAGTTGTTTTTTGGTTTCTCTTTCTTTATCAGCAATTTTTTTCTGAGATAAAACAATTTTATTTTGTTTTTTGCCAATTTCCGAAATCACAAATCTGATTCGTTTTCCAGCGATGTTTGTTCCTTTTAGAGAACCATCCAATTGGCTAAAGGGAACAAACGCTGCGTGACTACCCAGTTTGACATCCCAACCGCCGTTTGCTTCTACAAGCATTTGACCGAGGACAGGAATTTCATACTGTGCCGCCAGCTCTATATGTTCTTCTGTTAGGTTGTCTCCAGAAAGACAGGTAGTAAAATAAAAATCTCCCGAGTTTTCTTTTAAAAAATAAACAACAAGAGTATCACCAACCTTCGGCAATACTTCTTCTCTCCATTCTTCAATAGGGATATTTCCAGTGATTTTATTTTCTACTGTGCGAATGAATACGTAATCATTCTTAACAGCTGTTACCTTGGCTTCATGGCGGGAACCAGGTTCGATGGATTGTCTTTTTTTAAAACTTTCTTCTAATAAACGTTCAAATTCTGAGGATGGGCCTTTCATTTTGCGGTTCCTTCCTTGGTGGGTTTGGGGGTATAGACCAATTTTCCTCCTAATACCATGGATTCAATTGGAAATATTCCGGAAGCGCGTTTCAAAGGATTTTCGTCATGTACGGAAAAATGGGCGGGACCACCGATTCGGATCTTTCCCTCATGGTCGGCCCCCATAAAGGAACAAGTCCTTAGGGTCAAAGTTTGGATAATATCTCGGCGTATTTGCGGTAAGGTCTCTGGGTCCGCATTTGTGGAAAGTAGCTCCAAGGAAAAGGAACCAAAAAGCGAGGCCCAAAACCCCGTTCTGCCAGAAGGAGAGTCTGCCTTCCTTGCCCTTGGTTTTGCCAAAAGGGTTTCCCAAAGCTGCACTTCCACAATGGCCGCCTGCCCTGGAAAAAGTCCCCAGTGCCCAGACCCACTGGCAAAAAGGAGATTCTTTCTAGCCTCGGCTTCCGATTGGAAGGTGGACTTGTACTGCGAAAAAGAGCCTCCCGAAAGGCTCCCCCCCTCTTCTCCACCTTCCGACTCCAGAGATAAAGAATCCTTCCAACGGGAGCCAAAGACGGAATGGAGGCGAGACCAGATTTGGATTTGTTCTTTCCAAAGTTCTGGTTTTGTCTTTAGGTCCTGGAGATACAAAATCGATAACATGGGGGCCCAACGAAAGTCTCGTTTTTGGGCTCGGTAGAGGTTTGTTCCTTCGGGCATAGGATGAAAAATCACTGGAAAACCGGTATCCAAAGCATCTTCCCAACTGGTTTTGTCGGCAAAGGTATAAGCAACAGGAAGATAACCCTTTTCCTCTCCTTCTCTCCGTTTGGCAAAAAGTTCTGTTTGAGAAAACCCTCGGTTTTCCACTTCTTTTAAGAAAATGGGAAGGTGGCGATTTCGTTTGGAGTCGGGTGTGAGGCTAAGCCCCGAAGCATAAAGCACCTCTTTTCCCGAAGCGAGTTCCGAATACAAAGCAGGTTTTTGGGATTGGGTGAGGATGGGGGCAAGCCACTTCGATTTTAAAATTTCATTTTGTAAGTGTGTAAGATTCGGATCCCCCACTGATTCAATGTGGCTAAATCCCGCTGCTAAATACCCGGAAAGATAAGTAGGAATTTCCTCGCGACTTGTCTTCCCCCCGCGTGCATTGGATCCCAAAGTGACAGAAGCATCACAAAATCCAGGCAATAAGTACTTAGGATGTACAGTTGGTGTTCCTTCTTTTAAGGAAATGATTTTCCCTTGCACCACCTCTAAATCGACAAATCCGCCAAAATTGGCTTTTTCACTCTCCCAGATCCGAACCGATTTCATTTTCAAATTTTGAGACAAAAGGTTGGAGGGGGCAAAAGCCGATAAAAATAAGGAGAGGAATAGAAGCCTGCGGTTTTTCATACTAGCGGTCTTAGTTACCTTGACAGTAAGGACTAGAATGGAAAAGATTTCGGGTATGGGAAAGGAAACAAGCGAGATTTCTGATCACATCAAATTACACATCGAAAATGGGAAAATTCTCTCGCTAAAGACTCACCGGGTCTCCAAATCCGTTGAGGAACACATCAAGGAAGCCGTAGGCCTTATCTTAGATCGTCTCACCTATCCCACTCTTGTCCCTACACTCTATACCATCATCAAAGAACTGGCGATCAATGCCTGTAAAGCCAACCAAAAACGTGTCTTTTTTGAAGAACGCGGATACAGTATGTTAAACCCTTCCGAATATGCGAGGGGAGTCAGAGAGTATCGTGAAATGTTTTCCGAAGAGATGTCCAACGAATTTGGAATGAAAGCCAAAAAGAAAGGATACTATTGTTTAATTAACTTCCAATTCAATGACGATGGAATCACCATCGAAGTCATCAACAACACACCCATTGCCAAAGAAGAAGAAAAAGCAATCAGAGAACGATTGGAGAAAGGAATGGTGTATGATGACATCGCTCAATTCTATATGGACAATGCCGACACCACAGAAGGTGCAGGCCTTGGACTTGCCCTCATTCTCATTATGCTCAAAGGGGAAGGTATTGATCCCAATTTCTTTCGCATCATCATCGGAGAAGATTCCACCATCGCAAGATTGGAAATTCCTCTCTCCGATAAGTTTATCTCTGTCCGAGATCCCAATCAAATTTAAATATGCCGCTTCCTTTATCCTGTGCCATCATTACCCTCAACGAAGAGGATAATATTTCCCGCACTCTCGTTGCCCTCTCTTTTATTGAAGATATCGTAGTGATTGATTCTGGTTCCACAGACAAAACAGTAACCATTGCGAAGTCATTCGGTGCCCGAGTATTTTATCGTAAATTTGCCAACTACGCAGATCAAAAAAACTATGCCATCGAACAAACTAAGTTTGATTGGGTACTTGCCATTGATGCCGACGAAGTGGTATCCAGTGGTCTACAATCTGAAATTTCCGATTTATTTACGAACCACAAACTAAACTCCGTAGGTTATCTTGTTCCACGTTTGACTTATTATTTAGGAAAGTGGATTCGTTTTGGCGGATACTATCCCAACTACCAAATCCGATTGTTCAAAAAAACTGCTGGGGAATTTAGCGGTGGTTTGGTGCATGAAAGAGTAAAACTCTCGGGCAAACCGATCAAACTTAAAAATCCACTCTATCATTATTCTTATAAAAATATATCCGACCATTTACAATTCATTGATCGTTATTCCAGTTTGTTTGCAGAAGAAGAATTTAGAAAAGGAAAAACCAGTTCTGTATTTTGGGCGTTTTTAAAAGCGTGTTTTAAAGGATTTTATATGTATTGGATTCGGTTGGGGATCCTAGATGGGAAACAAGGATTTGTTCTCGCCCTTCTAGGGTTTTATTATAACTTTCTTAAGTATTTAAAGTTATATGAAAAATCGAATTCAATCTCTTCTTTCTTTGTTATGGTTGATTCGGTTCATGATGTAAAGAGCAATAAATCCACCAAGAAAGATAGCAACCAAGTTCACATTGGATAGTTGTGTGGATCCAATTTTTGGGGACATGAGCCACATAATGATATCACGAATGTAAGTTTGGAAAGTGGCAAACACGATGAGAGCGCCGATCCCTGCAACAAAAGTGGAACCCCAAAATTTCCCAAGTAAGTCTTTACGTTTATAATAATAAAAATAATAGGCACAGGCTGCGGATGCGAGAAAAAAGAATAAAATATCTACTAGAATTGTCCATGGTTCCGATGGTGCGGCAAGCGGTAATGAAATCATTGTTCTTGTACCTGTCTAATACCTATTTTCGGTAAGCCATTGTTTAGTCCATAAGATAAAAAAAGAGGTTTTCCTTGTATTCAAAACACACCGAGATATTTGGGATCTTGGGATATCCCTTAGGCCATACCCTATCCCCTTGGATTCATAATACACTATTCCAACTCTCCGGATATGATGGAGTTTATTTGGTCTTTGAAAACGAAAAGTGGAAAGAGATCGGTCTAAGCCCTCTCCTTGATTTAGGTGTAAAGGGTGTATCTGTTACCATCCCCTTTAAAGAATGGGCCTATTCACAAGCGGATACGGTTTGTAATGCATCCAAGACTATGGGCTCTTCCAATACCCTACTCTTTCGTGACGGAATCCAAGCAGTCAATACGGATGGAACTGGGGCTGTCCTTGCGATCACCAAATCCAACCCCGATCTTTTAGATCCTATGTTTGAAAAACAAATTTTAATCCTCGGAAGTGGAGGCAGTGCCAAAGGAATCGTTTTTTCATTGGCGGAGACTCTTAAAAATAACGCCGGTGATAAAAAGATCCAAAGAAAGATAAAGATCCTCGCAAGAAATGAAACCGCATCAAGAGAAATCCAGACAGCATTAGGAAATCCTGATTGGTTGGCTGTCACGCCGAAAGAAGAGTGCCTAAAAGAAGCAGAGTTGTATGACCTTATCATTCACACAACTCCCGTGGGAATGAAGGGATACGGCGGTGAACCGCTACTGGACTCCCAATTCTTTACCAAAAAACACACGTTATTCGATATTGTGTATAATCCTTTGGAAACTGATTTGGTAAAACAAGCAAAGAAAAAAAAAGCAGAAATCATTCCTGGGTATTCTATGTTACTCTACCAAGGAATCAGACAATTTGAGTTGTTTACAAATTCAAAAGCAAAATCGAAATGGATCGAAAAAGTAGAATCTTTACTTTTAAAACAACTGAAAAGTAGATCCTAAATAAACATGCAGTTTTTAGATTTTTTACATAGCCTACAAAATATAGAAAAAACAAGAAACTTCAATGTCTTCCAAACATATTCTCTTGATGCACTCAGAGAACTTTTCGAATTTGTAATCACCAAACACAGCATTCACAAACCCATTCGAATCAGCGTTGTAGGAACCAATGGGAAAGGCTCCACCTCACATTACTTAGCCTCTCTCCTATCAACTTTGGGATATAAAACTGGGCTTTATACTTCTCCCCACCTACTTAGCCCCTTGGAACGATTCCAAGTTTTTGAAAAAGGCAAGGCCAATCTTCCCAAAGAAGAGGAAGTAGAAAACTTCTTCACAAAAATGATTCTTCCCGATCTCCAACGATTTTCCTCTCTTTCTTATTTTGAATTTTTAACGGTTTTTTCGTATCTCTTCTTTGTATCTCAAAAAACAGAATTTGAAATTTGGGAAGCAGGGCTTGGGGGAAGGCTCGATGCCACAAAACTTGTGCAAGCCGACTATGTTGTATTAACAAAGCTAGGAATGGATCATTCTGAAATTTTAGGGGATACCAAAGAAAAAATCTGTTTAGAGAAGCTCGGAATCCTAACCGATGTTTGCCGAAAACTTTTGGTGATGGATCCAAACGACACCTCACTTCGAAGCATCATCGAAAATTTTCCAAAAAACCAAATCCCCGTTCGGATCCTCCCTCTCGAGGATAAGCCAAGTTATTTAGAAACTAACTTTCTTTTTGCAAAGGTTACACTCGCAGAGTTTGTTCCCGACAAAAAAGGCGAGATTGAATCCATTTCCTGGGACAGAACCGAGCGTCCCCGTGGAAGGATGGAAGTCTTAAAATCCTCTCCTGAAATTGTTTTTGATCCTGCCCACAATCCAGAAGCGATTGCCACCACTACAGATGAGTTCGGGAGGACCCATACTTCTTTCTCTTTGGTTTTGGGAAGCCTTCCCGACAAAGACCGTGAAGGAATTCTAAAAGAACTGGTTGGCTTACCGCTTGTGTCTCTCTTTCTTTGGGAAGGAGCCGGATTTGGAACCTTTCCTGAACTACCTAGTCCTTTAAAACCCATCACAAGAAGGCTCCAAAACGAAGAGGAGCTGAAAGCCCTATTCCAAGGCAGATTTCCGGTATTGGTGTTAGGAAGTTTTCGCCTCTATGGAATTGTGGCAAAATTAATACAAAATACAACAAACATGTAAAATTGGACTTTACAAATGAATCCTGAACGACATTGTTCTTTTAGGAAACATCGTTCAGGACCATGCAAACTCCCAAAGAACATACACGAAAAGAAATCTTACAAGCGGCTCGAGAGGAATTCATCCAACTCGGTTTTGAGAAGGCAAGTATGCGAACCATTGCAAAAAAAGCAAAGGTCTCGACGAGTAATATCTACAATTACTTCGAAAACAAAGAACACCTGCTCACAGAAATCCTACAGCCAGTTCTATCTGGAATGGAGAAAGCCTTTGCTTACGTTTCTCATCCCGATTACTTTGAAAAAAGATTTAACGACAGTTATGAGGCCTGGCAGGAAAGATTTCATATTGCTCTTGAATATGTAGATGCAAATCGAGATGACTTTATCCTTTTGCTTACCAAGTCACAAGGTTCACATCTAGAAGAATTCCCTGATACAGTTCTCACTCGCCTTACAAAAATCAACTTCGACCAATACAGCACTTTCAAAGAAAAAAACCCTTCTTACAAAGGGGAAGTAAGTGAATTTGTAGTGAGAAACATCCTTTCTTTCTTTCTCAACATTTTCGTCCAGATGGTGAGGCAAGGAATCTCCAAACAAGATATGTTGGTATATCAGGATAGTTTCCTTAAATTTTTGCACTTCGGATACAAAGGATCGATTGCCTCTGATCTGAGTTGAATCAATCTGGTTCTCGATGGGAACTGGATACAAAATTAAAATCTGCGGAATCAAAGACCTGGCGACACTCGAACTCTGTGTGGATCTCCAGGTCGATTTTGTAGGACTAAACTTCTCCCCTCGTTCTCCACGTTGTATTACGGCAGAAATCGCTGAAAACTTACTCCAATTAAGGAAGAGAGACGGATTTCCCAAACTTGTATTTTTATTCTTTGAAAACTCTGTTTCCGAAATTCAAAACCTAAACACACGATTCCAACCAGATCTTGTCCAACTGATTCGCGGGGACAGGTTTCTCACAAAAGAACTATGGGACAACCTGACAGAAAAAAAATCACTCCTTCCTGCCATTCGGATCCAAGAGAAAGTTGTTTCTGACGCAGACTTAGAACCAAAATCAGATTTAGTAATTTTAGATAGTTATAATAAAAATTTGGGTGGCGGGACTGGGCATAGTTTCCCCTGGGAGTATGTAACATCCGTAAAACGACCTTTTTTACTCGCTGGTGGAATCACTCCTGAAAATGTAAAAACTGCCTTAGAAACTGTCCATCCTTATGGTATTGATGTGGCCAGCGGTGTGGAAACAGGCGGCAAAAAAGATCCAAAGAAAATACAAGAATTGGTACAAAATGTCCGAACACTATGAAGCATTAAATACTCCCGTGATGCGGCAGTACATGGAAGTGAAAGAACAACATCCCGATGGAATTGTATTTTTTCGTATGGGTGACTTTTACGAAATGTTTTTGGACGATGCAAAAATTGCCGCACAAATTTTAGACATTACTCTCACCAAACGCCAAAACCAAATTCCAATGGCGGGGATCCCTTACCATGCCACAGAAAGTTATATATCAAGACTGATTGCCGCCGGAAAAAAAGTTGTGGTTTGTGAACAAACAAAACCGGACGATCCCAAGGCAAAAATTATGTCAAGGGAAGTGGTGCGAATCATCACCCCAGGAACTGTGGTAGAAGACAATTTACTCGGTGGATACCAAAACAATTATTTATCTTTGTATTATAAAGAAAAAACTTCCGTATATCTAGCGTTTGCTGACGTTTCCACTTCCGAACTTTTATATTTCTTTTTTTCCGAAAACGAAACAGAAAGAATCAATGATACCATCAAACGATTCTCACCAAAGGAAATCATATTTACAGATGAAGTTCCCCCTTTAGCCAAAGAGTCCAAAATCATTCTATCAAAAATTCCCCCAGACTATCTCCCCAAAAAAAAGGGAGCAGGAATTGATACAGTAGTTCATGTATTAGATGCCTACCTCCAATACAATTACCGCAAACAAAACTTTGTATTCCAATCACCAAGACGAATCGATGAAAGCGAATATTTAGTGTTAGATGAACAAACCGTATCCCATTTAGAACTCGTTGAAAATACCAATGACAAAAACCATACTCTCTTTGGTGTTTTAAATCGTTGTATCACTGCCACGGGCAAACGGTATCTAAAACAAAGAATTCTTTTCCCCACAAGGGATGAAAATAAAATCAAAGCCCATTGGGATAAAATTGAAATACTCTCCGCCAATAAAAAAGAAAGATTCCAAATCAAAGAACTCTTAGGTGATCTAATTGATTTAGAACGAGTGCTCACTCGGTTTCGTGTAGGAAAAGCCCTACCC
Above is a window of Leptospira wolbachii serovar Codice str. CDC DNA encoding:
- a CDS encoding Mur ligase family protein, giving the protein MQFLDFLHSLQNIEKTRNFNVFQTYSLDALRELFEFVITKHSIHKPIRISVVGTNGKGSTSHYLASLLSTLGYKTGLYTSPHLLSPLERFQVFEKGKANLPKEEEVENFFTKMILPDLQRFSSLSYFEFLTVFSYLFFVSQKTEFEIWEAGLGGRLDATKLVQADYVVLTKLGMDHSEILGDTKEKICLEKLGILTDVCRKLLVMDPNDTSLRSIIENFPKNQIPVRILPLEDKPSYLETNFLFAKVTLAEFVPDKKGEIESISWDRTERPRGRMEVLKSSPEIVFDPAHNPEAIATTTDEFGRTHTSFSLVLGSLPDKDREGILKELVGLPLVSLFLWEGAGFGTFPELPSPLKPITRRLQNEEELKALFQGRFPVLVLGSFRLYGIVAKLIQNTTNM
- a CDS encoding glycosyltransferase family 2 protein, whose translation is MPLPLSCAIITLNEEDNISRTLVALSFIEDIVVIDSGSTDKTVTIAKSFGARVFYRKFANYADQKNYAIEQTKFDWVLAIDADEVVSSGLQSEISDLFTNHKLNSVGYLVPRLTYYLGKWIRFGGYYPNYQIRLFKKTAGEFSGGLVHERVKLSGKPIKLKNPLYHYSYKNISDHLQFIDRYSSLFAEEEFRKGKTSSVFWAFLKACFKGFYMYWIRLGILDGKQGFVLALLGFYYNFLKYLKLYEKSNSISSFFVMVDSVHDVKSNKSTKKDSNQVHIG
- a CDS encoding phosphoribosylanthranilate isomerase — encoded protein: MGTGYKIKICGIKDLATLELCVDLQVDFVGLNFSPRSPRCITAEIAENLLQLRKRDGFPKLVFLFFENSVSEIQNLNTRFQPDLVQLIRGDRFLTKELWDNLTEKKSLLPAIRIQEKVVSDADLEPKSDLVILDSYNKNLGGGTGHSFPWEYVTSVKRPFLLAGGITPENVKTALETVHPYGIDVASGVETGGKKDPKKIQELVQNVRTL
- a CDS encoding TetR/AcrR family transcriptional regulator, with amino-acid sequence MQTPKEHTRKEILQAAREEFIQLGFEKASMRTIAKKAKVSTSNIYNYFENKEHLLTEILQPVLSGMEKAFAYVSHPDYFEKRFNDSYEAWQERFHIALEYVDANRDDFILLLTKSQGSHLEEFPDTVLTRLTKINFDQYSTFKEKNPSYKGEVSEFVVRNILSFFLNIFVQMVRQGISKQDMLVYQDSFLKFLHFGYKGSIASDLS
- a CDS encoding shikimate dehydrogenase family protein encodes the protein MYSKHTEIFGILGYPLGHTLSPWIHNTLFQLSGYDGVYLVFENEKWKEIGLSPLLDLGVKGVSVTIPFKEWAYSQADTVCNASKTMGSSNTLLFRDGIQAVNTDGTGAVLAITKSNPDLLDPMFEKQILILGSGGSAKGIVFSLAETLKNNAGDKKIQRKIKILARNETASREIQTALGNPDWLAVTPKEECLKEAELYDLIIHTTPVGMKGYGGEPLLDSQFFTKKHTLFDIVYNPLETDLVKQAKKKKAEIIPGYSMLLYQGIRQFELFTNSKAKSKWIEKVESLLLKQLKSRS